The following are encoded in a window of Brevibacillus sp. DP1.3A genomic DNA:
- a CDS encoding DUF2905 domain-containing protein: MNPVAKLLIIGGAALIVIGLLWQVGGRFLPLGRLPGDIVVEKENVKFYFPIVTCIVISIVLSLGMYLFRLFK, encoded by the coding sequence GTGAATCCTGTAGCCAAGCTACTGATTATTGGTGGTGCTGCTTTAATCGTAATCGGTCTTTTGTGGCAGGTAGGAGGCAGATTTTTGCCGCTGGGGCGTTTGCCGGGAGATATCGTGGTAGAAAAGGAAAACGTAAAGTTCTACTTTCCGATTGTGACTTGTATTGTGATTAGCATCGTCTTGTCTCTTGGCATGTATTTATTCCGGCTGTTTAAATAG
- a CDS encoding SpoIID/LytB domain-containing protein, whose translation MDDMRKKWMGKVLSVGLLTVVLVGGQVPAQAAGDNIRVALFVDMGQGYRGVVPSVTLTAENGMEVVLNGPEGKTDLPELKGDAARYRVDEYHLIVAETGDWNRAQQIAQQMSQRKYEGSIQVAKRNGQTVYQVVSGTYDTYQAAANQAKTVAQAIGQNPLVKGPHRLEAGKFKSLKEAQEWQASFEVAGIPAYPVMLSDGDKVKYAVWIGDEVSPDAVKELKRRANAAFPSFSYQESDSQSYVILKQDVYGSPDEVIWKYVFSPQVKLTVEANKAGDESVIGVVEREQRTYRGEMELSEYNGHLTLVNELPMEEYLYGVVGSEMAPGWPMEALKTQAVLSRTRAVWQGNKYGVANVSDTVFEQAYYGYTKESDDVREAVDDTEGDIIYYQGKPAESLFYSNAGGMTADGTEVWGNPVPYLRSVESKDTYPMDNASVWYRVAVADGTLGYVRNDLVTETGQSNSEGKRMAVISTENTNLRSGPSTTTHRVLSVLPTGAEVTILSEVKEENAYSWTRGPFTATEVAAMINAAHDKNKAPRISGNVTSLKVTERGPSGRVIAMEANGTPIVVSSPDAFRSVFQQGGSPLRSTKFEVEMVNGSQFIFRGTGFGHGLGVSQYGARAMAEEGYDYKDILQHYYQDVTIEK comes from the coding sequence ATGGACGACATGAGAAAGAAATGGATGGGGAAAGTCCTTTCGGTGGGCCTGCTAACAGTAGTTCTCGTAGGAGGACAAGTACCAGCGCAGGCAGCCGGCGACAATATCAGAGTTGCGCTATTTGTGGATATGGGACAAGGCTATCGGGGAGTAGTTCCTTCCGTGACGCTAACTGCTGAAAATGGAATGGAAGTCGTACTCAATGGACCCGAAGGCAAGACAGATTTACCCGAATTAAAGGGAGATGCAGCTCGTTACCGAGTTGATGAATATCATCTGATCGTTGCCGAAACGGGTGACTGGAATCGTGCACAGCAGATTGCACAGCAAATGAGCCAACGCAAATACGAGGGCTCAATCCAGGTGGCAAAGCGCAACGGTCAGACCGTCTATCAGGTTGTAAGTGGAACGTATGACACGTATCAGGCTGCTGCCAATCAGGCAAAAACAGTTGCCCAGGCAATCGGGCAGAATCCGCTGGTAAAAGGTCCACATCGACTTGAAGCGGGTAAATTCAAAAGCTTAAAGGAAGCACAAGAATGGCAAGCGTCATTTGAAGTAGCAGGCATTCCTGCTTATCCCGTGATGCTATCAGATGGGGATAAAGTCAAATATGCGGTATGGATCGGTGACGAGGTTAGTCCTGATGCTGTGAAAGAATTGAAACGAAGAGCAAACGCCGCATTTCCTTCTTTCTCCTATCAGGAGTCAGACAGCCAATCTTATGTTATATTGAAGCAGGATGTATACGGATCACCGGATGAAGTGATTTGGAAGTATGTATTCTCCCCTCAAGTAAAGCTGACTGTCGAAGCGAATAAAGCAGGCGATGAATCGGTGATTGGCGTTGTGGAACGAGAGCAGCGCACATATCGCGGTGAGATGGAGCTATCGGAATACAATGGTCACTTGACGCTAGTAAATGAGCTGCCAATGGAAGAGTATCTGTATGGAGTCGTTGGCTCTGAAATGGCTCCAGGCTGGCCGATGGAAGCATTGAAAACACAAGCAGTTCTGTCGAGAACTCGTGCTGTGTGGCAAGGTAATAAGTATGGAGTTGCCAATGTATCCGACACGGTTTTCGAACAGGCGTATTATGGCTATACAAAAGAGTCTGATGATGTACGTGAGGCCGTCGACGATACAGAAGGTGATATCATTTACTACCAAGGCAAGCCAGCGGAGTCACTCTTTTACTCCAATGCAGGCGGTATGACGGCGGACGGCACAGAAGTATGGGGCAATCCGGTTCCTTATTTGCGATCTGTCGAGAGTAAAGACACATATCCAATGGACAATGCGAGCGTATGGTACCGCGTGGCTGTAGCAGATGGAACGCTCGGCTATGTAAGAAATGATCTGGTAACGGAAACAGGCCAGAGCAATTCAGAAGGAAAAAGAATGGCGGTCATTTCGACCGAGAATACCAATTTGCGCTCAGGCCCAAGTACAACGACTCATCGTGTGTTGTCCGTACTCCCTACTGGCGCAGAAGTAACGATCCTCTCAGAAGTAAAAGAAGAAAATGCGTATTCGTGGACGCGTGGTCCGTTTACCGCTACAGAGGTTGCAGCCATGATCAATGCCGCGCATGACAAGAACAAAGCTCCACGCATTTCAGGAAACGTAACGAGCCTGAAAGTGACAGAACGTGGTCCATCTGGACGTGTGATCGCGATGGAAGCAAACGGCACGCCGATCGTCGTTTCTTCACCCGATGCTTTCCGTTCTGTTTTTCAACAAGGTGGCTCCCCTCTGCGCAGCACGAAGTTTGAAGTAGAAATGGTCAATGGCTCGCAATTCATCTTCCGAGGTACTGGCTTTGGGCACGGACTTGGTGTTTCCCAATACGGAGCTCGTGCGATGGCAGAGGAAGGGTATGACTACAAAGATATCTTGCAACACTACTACCAGGATGTGACAATCGAAAAGTAA